AGCAGCTGGCTGATGCCATCGCTGAACAGGATGACGATACGGGCCTGGTGAATTTCGCCATGAACCTGTTCGACATCGTTGGCATCAATCAGGACGACCGCGGCGAGCATATGATTGTACTTACGCCGTCCGATCACATGCTGGTGCCGGATTTCCCTGGCCTGCCGGAAGATGGCTGCACCATTACGTTTAACCGCGACGTGGCGCTGTCGCGCGAAGACGCGCAATTTATTACCTGGGAGCATCCGCTTATCCGCAACGGTCTGGATCTGATCCTCTCCGGCGATACCGGCAGCTGCACCATTTCGCTGCTGAAAAACAAAGCGTTACCGGTCGGCACCCTGCTGCTGGAGCTGATTTACGTGGTCGAAGCCAAAGCGCCGAAGCAGTTGCAGCTTAACCGTTTCCTGCCGCCGACGCCGGTCCGCATGCTGCTGGATAAAAACGGCAATAACCTGGCAGGCCAGGTGGAGTTTGAAAGCTTCAACCGCCAGCTCAGCGCGGTGAACCGTCATACCGGCAGCAAGCTGGTGAACGCGGTGCAGCAGGAAGTGCATGCGATTCTGCAGGGCGGCGAAGCGCAGGTGGAGAAAGCGGCACGCGAGCTTATCGACGCGGCGCGTCAGGAAGCCGATGACAAACTCTCCGCCGAGCTGTCGCGTCTCGAAGCGCTACGCGCCGTGAACCCGAACATTCGCGACGACGAACTGGCGGCGATCGAGCATAACCGTCAGCAGGTGCTGGAGAATCTTAACCAGGCGAGCTGGCGACTGGATGCGCTGCGTCTTATCGTAGTGACTCACCAGTAACCGGAGCGAAACATGCTGGATGCCTACAACCCGCCGCAAGACCCGTGGCTGCTCATTCTTTATCAGGATGAGCATATTATGGTGGTCAATAAACCCAGCGGCCTGCTTTCTGTGCCCGGACGGCTTGAGGAGCACAAAGACAGCGTGATGACCCGCATTCAGCGCGATTTCCCGAAGGCGGAGTCGGTACACCGGCTGGATATGGCCACCAGCGGGGTGATTGCGGTGGCGCTTACCAAAGCCGCGGAGCGCGAGCTAAAAAGGCAGTTCCGCGAACGCGAGCCGAAGAAGCACTACGTGGCGCGCGTCTGGGGACACCCGGAGAAAGCGCAGGGGGTTGTGGATTTACCGCTGATTTGCGACTGGCCGAACCGGCCGAAGCAGAAGGTCTGCTATGAGACCGGTAAGGCGGCGCAAACCGAGTATGAGGTGCTGGAGTACGCGGACGATAATACCGCCCGCGTGTTGCTCAGGCCGATTACCGGGCGTTCACATCAGCTACGCGTACATATGATGGCGCTTGGGCATCCGATTCTGGGCGATAAGTTTTACGCCACACCCGAGGCGTTTGCCCGCGCGCCGCGTCTGCAGCTGCACGCCGAGCAGCTGACGATTACGCATCCGGCCTATGGCACGCCGATGACGTTCAGGGCACCCGCCGATTTCTGAGCCAGTCTCCGGTAACCCATACTTAGTCACCCATAAATGAAAAGAGACGCAGACGCGTCTCTTTTTTATTGGTCTCAGGCTGCTTTAACGAAACCCTTTCGCCGTCTTAATCATGTCGTAGGCTTTCTGGATCTCCTGCGCCTTTTGCTGCGCCATTTGCATCATCTGCGGCGGCAACCCTTTGGCGACCAGTTTGTCAGGATGATGCTCGCTCATCAGCTTACGGTACGCACGTTTGATGGTCGTGGCGTCATCGGTGGTTTTCACACCCAGCACGTTGCAGGCGTCTTCCAGCGTCGGCCCGCGCGGCGCCTGCTGCGCATCGCCGTTGTGCCAGGATTGCTGACCGGAGCCAAACTGCGCGCCGCCCTGCATCATGCGCAGGAACTGATCGAACTGCATACGGGAAATGCCCAGCTCTTCGCCAATGACATACAGCACGTCGCGCTCTTTCGGGTGCAGCGAGCCGTCCGCAAAGGCGGTCTGGATCTGAATTTCCAGAAACATCCGAATCAGATCAAAACGGCCAAAGCAGACGCTGCGCAGCTGGCGCATTTTATCGCGCAGCGGATAGCCATTCTCCTTGCCCACGCGAAACGCGTTGCGGGCCGCGTCTCTCGACGCGCCGTGCAGGTTCATGCGATCCATAAACTGCGTCGCCACCTGAATATCGGCTTCGGTGACACGACCTTTCGATTTGGTCAGGTGTCCCATCACCTCAAACGTAGTAGCGAAGAAGAGCGACTGACGTTCCTGCTGGCTGGTGAACCAGACGGTACGGCGGCTGCGCGCTTTGTCTATCATATGGCCTATCACCAGGCCCAAGATGACGCCCCAGACTCCACCGCCGACCAGCAGCCCGGTGAGCCCTCCAACCAGTTTTCCCCAATACTGCATATACTCCCCAAATGGTCATGCCGTCAGCCAGAAATTCCTTTATCATACCTGCCATTCAAAGCGGTGCCTAACCGGCAGGCAGAAAAGCAGACAGGATAACACTGGCGCTGTAGTGATGAGTAAGTTAGTCTCTGACCGTTTGCCGACGCGAAGCCATTGATGATGGAACCACGAATAACTCGTATGAAAAAACGTATTCCCACCTTGCTGGCCACCATGATTGGCACAGCCCTCTACAGCCAACAAGGCATGGCTGCCGATCTTGCTTCTCAGTGTAAGCTTGGCATACCCACCTATAATCGTCCTCTGGTGCAGGGCGAACCTAACCAGTTGCCGGTAACGATTAACGCCGATCACGCTAAAGGTAACTACCCCGACAACGCGGTATTTACTGGTAATGTTGATATTCAGCAAGGTAATGGTCGCCTGCAGGCCGATGAAGTACAGCTTCATCAAAAGCAGGTGGAAGGCCAGCCAACGCCTGTGCGCACGGTCGATGCCCTGGGTAATGTGCACTATGACGACAATCAGGTCATCCTGAAAGGTCCTAAAGCGTGGGCGAATTTAAATACTAAAGATACGAACGTCTGGGAAGGCGATTACCAGATGGTAGGACGTCAGGGCCGCGGCAAAGCGGATCTGATGAAACAGCGCGGTGAAAACCGCTACACCATTCTGGAAAACGGCTCCTTTACTTCGTGTCTGCCCGGTTCCGATACCTGGAGCGTGGTCGGTAGTGAAGTTATCCACGACCGCGAGGAGCAGGTCGCCGAAATCTGGAACGCCCGCTTTAAGCTCGGCCCGGTGCCGGTGTTCTACAGCCCCTATTTGCAGCTGCCGGTCGGCGATAAACGCCGCTCGGGTTTCCTGATCCCGAACGCGCAATACAGTAAGAGCAACTATTTCGAGTTTTCGTTGCCGTATTACTGGAACATCGCCCCGAACTTCGACGCCACCATTACGCCGCACTATATGCATAAGCGCGGCAACGTACAGTGGCAGAACGAATTCCGCTACCTGACACAGGCGGGTACGGGCCTGATGGAGTTCGACTATCTGCCGTCGGATAACGTCTATCAGGATGAGCATCCGGACATGGATTCTAAGCACCGCTGGCTGTTCTACTGGCAGCATGGCGGCGTGATGGATCAGGTGTGGCGCTTTAACGTTAACTACACCAAAGTCAGCGACACCAATTACTTTAACGATTTCGATTCCAAATACGGTTCGAGCACCGACGGCTACGCGACGCAGTTTTTCAGCGTCGGTTATGCGGTTCAGGACTTCGACGCGACGCTTTCCGCGCGCCAGTTCCAGGTATTTGATGCTAATCGGGGCAGCTCTTACCGCGCCGAGCCGCAGCTTGACGTCAATTTCTACCAGAACGACGTCGGGCCGTTCGACACGCGTCTCTACGCTCAGGCGGTACACTTTACCAACGTGAACGAAAACCTGCCGGAAGCGACGCGTCTGCATCTGGAGCCGACCATCAACCTGCCGATGTCTAACGACTGGGGCAGCCTGAATGCCGAGGCAAAACTGCTGGCGACCCACTATCAGCAGGACAATCTCGATCGTTACCGCACGTATCGCGGCGGCAATAACGAGGCGGCCAACAATCTGGAAGACTCAGTTAACCGCGTCCTGCCGCAGTTTAAGCTCGACGGGAAAATGGTCTTCGAGCGCGACGCGAATCTCATCGGCGACGGCTTTACCCAGACGCTGGAGCCGCGCGCGCAGTACCTCTACGTGCCGTATCGCGATCAGAGCAACATTAATAACTACGACTCCTCGCTGCTGCAGTCTGACTACTCCGGCCTGTTCCGCGACCGCACCTACGGCGGCCTTGACCGTATCGCCTCCGCAAACCAGGTCACGACCGGCGTCACGTCACGTATTTATGATGACGCCTCCGTTGAACGTTTTAACGTTTCTGTAGGTCAAATCTACTACTTCACCCAGTCCCGTACCGGCGATGACGATATCAACTGGGAGAAGAACAAAGATACGGGGTCGATGGTCTGGGCCGGCGATACCTACTGGCGCATCAGCGATCGCTGGGGCCTGCGCGGCGGCGTGCAGTATGACGCCCGCCTGGCTGCCGTTGCCACCGGCAATGGCGTCCTCGAATATCGTCGCGACGAAGATCGCGTGGTACAGCTGAACTACCGTTACGCAAGTCCGGAGTATATCCAGGCGACACTGCCTTCCTATTCAACGGCGGAGCAGTATAAAGACGGTATTAATCAGGTGGGCATGACGGCGAGCTGGCCGATTGTGGATCGCTGGTCGGTGGTTGGCGCGTATTACTACGACACTAACGCCAACGAAGCGGCCGATCAGATGCTCGGCGTGCAATATAACTCCTGCTGTTATGCCATCCGCGTCGGTTATGAGCGGAAACTCAACGGCTGGGATATTGATAAGAGCAAATATGATGAGGTCATTGGCTTCAACATTGAGCTGCGCGGCCTGAGTTCCAACTACGGCCTCGGCACGCAGCAGATGCTGCGCTCGAATATTCTGCCGTATCAGCGCTCCATGTAATGCTCAGATTTTGAAACATCCTCCGCTTTGCGGTTAAACGAAATGGAAAAGGTATGAAGAACTGGAAAACGCTGCTTCTCGGTATCACCCTGGTGGTGAATACCAGCTTCGCTGCTCCGCAGGTTGTCGATAAAGTTGCAGCCGTCGTGAACAACGGCGTGGTACTGGAAAGTGACGTTGATGGCCTCATGCAGTCGGTAAAGCTTAACGCGAACCAGGCAGGCCAGCAGCTCCCGGATGACAGCACGCTGCGTCATCAGATTCTGGAACGTCTGATCATGGATCAGATTATGTTGCAGATGGGCCAGAAAATGGGCATAAAAATCAGCGACGACCAGCTCGATCAGGCCATCGCTAACATCGCCAAACAAAACAATATGACGCTCGATCAGATGCGTAGCCGTCTGGCTTATGATGGCCTGAACTACAACACCTATCGCGCCCAGATCCGCAAAGAGATGATTATCTCTGAAGTGCGTAATAGCGAAGTGCGCCGTCGCGTCACTATCCTGCCGCAGGAAGTGGAAACGCTGGCCGAGCAGGTTGGCAATCAGAACGACGCCAGCACCGAGCTGAACCTGAGCCACATCCTGATCCCGCTGCCGGAAAACCCGACCGCCGATCAGGTGAGCGAAGCCGAAGCCCAGGCGCGTTCGATTATCGATCAGGCGCGTAACGGCGGTGATTTCGGCAAGCTTGCGATTACCTATTCCGCAGACCAGCAGGCGCTGAAAGGCGGCCAGATGGGCTGGGGCCGTATTCAGGAGCTGCCTTCTGTATTTGCCCAGGCGCTGAGCACCGCGAAGAAAGGCGACGTGATTGGCCCGATTCGTTCAGGCGTTGGCTTCCACATCATTAAAGTGAACGATCTGCGCGGCCAGTC
The genomic region above belongs to Cronobacter malonaticus LMG 23826 and contains:
- the rluA gene encoding bifunctional tRNA pseudouridine(32) synthase/23S rRNA pseudouridine(746) synthase RluA yields the protein MLDAYNPPQDPWLLILYQDEHIMVVNKPSGLLSVPGRLEEHKDSVMTRIQRDFPKAESVHRLDMATSGVIAVALTKAAERELKRQFREREPKKHYVARVWGHPEKAQGVVDLPLICDWPNRPKQKVCYETGKAAQTEYEVLEYADDNTARVLLRPITGRSHQLRVHMMALGHPILGDKFYATPEAFARAPRLQLHAEQLTITHPAYGTPMTFRAPADF
- the djlA gene encoding co-chaperone DjlA, with the translated sequence MQYWGKLVGGLTGLLVGGGVWGVILGLVIGHMIDKARSRRTVWFTSQQERQSLFFATTFEVMGHLTKSKGRVTEADIQVATQFMDRMNLHGASRDAARNAFRVGKENGYPLRDKMRQLRSVCFGRFDLIRMFLEIQIQTAFADGSLHPKERDVLYVIGEELGISRMQFDQFLRMMQGGAQFGSGQQSWHNGDAQQAPRGPTLEDACNVLGVKTTDDATTIKRAYRKLMSEHHPDKLVAKGLPPQMMQMAQQKAQEIQKAYDMIKTAKGFR
- the lptD gene encoding LPS assembly protein LptD, which gives rise to MKKRIPTLLATMIGTALYSQQGMAADLASQCKLGIPTYNRPLVQGEPNQLPVTINADHAKGNYPDNAVFTGNVDIQQGNGRLQADEVQLHQKQVEGQPTPVRTVDALGNVHYDDNQVILKGPKAWANLNTKDTNVWEGDYQMVGRQGRGKADLMKQRGENRYTILENGSFTSCLPGSDTWSVVGSEVIHDREEQVAEIWNARFKLGPVPVFYSPYLQLPVGDKRRSGFLIPNAQYSKSNYFEFSLPYYWNIAPNFDATITPHYMHKRGNVQWQNEFRYLTQAGTGLMEFDYLPSDNVYQDEHPDMDSKHRWLFYWQHGGVMDQVWRFNVNYTKVSDTNYFNDFDSKYGSSTDGYATQFFSVGYAVQDFDATLSARQFQVFDANRGSSYRAEPQLDVNFYQNDVGPFDTRLYAQAVHFTNVNENLPEATRLHLEPTINLPMSNDWGSLNAEAKLLATHYQQDNLDRYRTYRGGNNEAANNLEDSVNRVLPQFKLDGKMVFERDANLIGDGFTQTLEPRAQYLYVPYRDQSNINNYDSSLLQSDYSGLFRDRTYGGLDRIASANQVTTGVTSRIYDDASVERFNVSVGQIYYFTQSRTGDDDINWEKNKDTGSMVWAGDTYWRISDRWGLRGGVQYDARLAAVATGNGVLEYRRDEDRVVQLNYRYASPEYIQATLPSYSTAEQYKDGINQVGMTASWPIVDRWSVVGAYYYDTNANEAADQMLGVQYNSCCYAIRVGYERKLNGWDIDKSKYDEVIGFNIELRGLSSNYGLGTQQMLRSNILPYQRSM
- the surA gene encoding peptidylprolyl isomerase SurA; the protein is MKNWKTLLLGITLVVNTSFAAPQVVDKVAAVVNNGVVLESDVDGLMQSVKLNANQAGQQLPDDSTLRHQILERLIMDQIMLQMGQKMGIKISDDQLDQAIANIAKQNNMTLDQMRSRLAYDGLNYNTYRAQIRKEMIISEVRNSEVRRRVTILPQEVETLAEQVGNQNDASTELNLSHILIPLPENPTADQVSEAEAQARSIIDQARNGGDFGKLAITYSADQQALKGGQMGWGRIQELPSVFAQALSTAKKGDVIGPIRSGVGFHIIKVNDLRGQSQTVSVTEVHARHILLKPSPIMTDQQARQKLEEIAADIKSGKTTFAQAAREFSQDPGSANQGGDLGWAAADVYDPAFRDALMNLSKGQMSTPVHSSFGWHLIELLDTRKSDRTDAAQKDRAYRMLFNRKFSEEAATWMQEQRASAYVKILSN